The genomic stretch gtcgggagtgaggggccccggctgagctgtggggtgggctaTGGGTCAGGaggggctgagctggcagggggctgtgggtcgggagtgaggggccccggctgggctgtggggtgggctgtgggtcgggcggggctgagctggcagggggctgtgggtcgggagtgaggggcatcggctgggctgtgggatgggctgtgggtcgggagtgaggggccctggctgagctgtggggtggggtggggggagcccagggctgggctggcagggggctgcgggtcgggagtgaggggccccggctgagctgtggggtgggctgtgggtcgggaggggccgagctggcagggggctgtgggtcgggagtgaggggccccggcTGGGCTGTGGGTCGGGCGGGCGGGGCACCTGTCTGGGtgtcctggggctggagcagccccgGCTCCGGCGGTTGTTTGGCCTCCAGGGCGCCCGTCACCAGCCGCGTCAGCGCGTCCAGCTTCTGCTCCAGGGCGTCGATTCGCTTCTCCAGGCCGCGCTGGGCGGTGCTGAGGCCGGTGCTGAGCTCGCCGAGAACCGTCTGCAGCTGGGGGGCAGCGGACAaaccccggggcgggggggcagcggCCGGGGTGAGACGCCGCTCCtgaggctgagctgggggggcgACGTGTAGCCGCAACCCGCTCCGGACCCGCGACGCCCGGGCTCtaacccactggaccccactgccccccccagggctggggagagaacccaggagtcctggctcccagcccccgccgccactctaacccactagaccccactgccccccccccccagagccggggagagaacccaggagtcctggctcccagcccccaccccgccgctctaacccactggaccccactgccccccccgaGAGCCAgggggaacccaggagtcctggctcccagcccccccgccactCTAATCCACTGGACCCAACTGCCccccccagagccggggagagaacccaggagtcctggctcccagcccccaccccgccgctctaacccactggaccccactgccccgccccagagccagggggaacccaggagtcctggctcccagcccaccatCCTGGCTCCATCCCTACCGTTTCTACCTTATTGTCCCcgagcagggggctgtgtggggctgggtTATTTCGGGGCCCCGGGAGGGGGAAGCCAGGCTGGGGTCGGGGGCTTGAGCCATCCCCAGATCCGAGACTCCCCTGCGCTGGGACGTGTGGGCAGGACTCACCTGGGACACGTCCACCAGGGCGTTAACCTGGTCCCGGAGCTTCCGGTGCCGAACCCGGACCTCCCGGAACCTGCCGAACCGGGGAACGAGCTCAGCCGGggcccctcgctcccgccccacagccccctgccagcccagcccccggctccccccaccccaccccacagctcagcCAGGGCCCCCctgctcccgacccgcagccccctgccagcctagcccccggctccccccaccccaccccaccccacagctcagcCAGGGCCCCCctgctcccgacccgcagccccctgccagcccagcccccggctccccccaccccaccccacagctcagcCAGGGCCCCctgctcccgacccgcagccccctgccagcccagcccctggctcaccccaccccacagctcagccggggccccccgctcccgacccgcagccccctgccagcccagcccccggctcctcccaccccaccgctCAGCCGGGGCCccccgctcccgacccgcagccccctgccagcccagccctgggcttcccccacccaccccacagctcagccggggcccctcactcccgacccacagccccctgccagcccagccctggggtcctGGCCCCTCCCAACCTGCTGGGGTgctcctcactcccgacccacagccccctgccagcccagccctgggctccccagacccctcccagagctggggagagaatccaggagtcctggctcccagccctgtgctctaaccactagatcccatcGCCCCCACCCTCCAGAGGCCGGGAgtggacccaggcgtccgggcgcTGTCACTCACCTGTGGATGGCCACCAGCAAGCCCCTGTGATGCATCCGGGCCCGGCGCCCGGCCCTGGCCTTGCTGTGCTTGTGGAAGAGCCAAGCCGCCTGCAGGACGTTCGCGGCCGAGTTCTTCATCTGCGGGGGACGGAGACATGTCAGGATCCTTCCCACAATGCACCGAGGCAGCTGGGCCCCCCCCTCCCAACCTGGGGCCCATGGGCTGGGCTCttagggtgggatggggaggggcacaAAGCACCTGGACGCTGAGGTTCCTCCCTatacatcccacaatgcccctggGCCATGGGGTTGGGCACTTTGCCACCATGCACCTGGGGCCTTAGTATTCCCccatcccacaatgcacctggAGCCTTAATATTCCCccatcccacaatgcacctggGTCTTGGAGGATGGGTACTTTCCCACAATGCACCGGGTCTTACTAGTCCCCTGTCCCATCATGCACCTGAATCTCTGGGGCTTGGCCACTTCAATGCACCTGGAGCCTTAATATTCCCccatcccacaatgcacctggACCCTTAATATTTCCccatcccacaatgcacctggcTCTTGGAGGATGGGTACTTTCCCACAATGCACCGGGTCTTACTAGCCCCCTGTCCCACCATGCACCTGGATTTCCAGGGCTTGGCCACTTTCTCTCAATGCCCCTGTGTCAACTTAGCCAGTGCAGGCCAATCAGCCCAtgggggcccagccaagccctaCCAtgccgggggcggggcctggctgtggggtgggggggtggcaggggggccctgccccctccccctctccccgcagcagGCACCGGGTCAGCCCAGAAGGCCGGGGGCGTTTCCCATCCCCATCCGCAGAAGGACGTTTGTAAAACAGCCGGGTCAGAGCCGGGAGCCAGGACGCcggggttctatcccagctctgggagggcagtggggtctggtggttagaggctgggggcccggacgcctgggttctgccCCACCTCTTTGGTGCACTGTGTGTCCAGCATGAAGTTGTGAACGTGTCTCTCCGCCCGGCTGAACTCCAGTTTGGCAGCTGCCACCGCCACCAGCAGCGCCGTGCAGCCAACGCCCTGCGGCAGAGACGGGGGATGTGAATAGCCAGGCAGTGGCCCAGGGTGCCACTAGGGGGCGgggtgctgcggggggggggctggccccaTGACAGCACTAGGGGGCGGGGTgctgcggggcaggggctggccccATGGCAGCACTAGGGGGCACAGTGCTGGAGGGGGCGGGAACGGGGGGCTGGCCCCATGACAGCACTAGGGGgcggggtgctgtgggggagggggccggcCCCATGGCAGCACTAGGGGgcggggtgctggggagggggctggccccatggcagcactagggggcggggtgctgtgggggagggggctggccccaTGGCAGCACTGGGGGTGCTGGGAGTCAGGGCCCTTACCATGATGCCGGTGCACAGGCAGACCATGCGGCCGCACACCGTCACTGGCACCACGTCCCCGTAACCGATGGTGAGGAAGGTGATGGGGATCACCCACAGCGTCCCCTCCAGGTGCCCTGCTCCGTTCTCCCTGCGGCGTGGGGGGCACAGAGACAGCGTCAGagaccctcccactgagcctgccctgcccccacagcgccCCGGGCTTTCTGCCTGGCGGCTTTCCGAGCATGCCCTTGGGCCTACAGCGGGAGCCCCACAACCCACAATGCACCTGGCCGCTGGGCCCCTTTCCCATGCTCCTCTTTCCCCATCAATTGCTGGCTTTCCCACCATGCAGGTGGGCCTTTGGCCgctttcccatgatgcacctgaCCTTAAGTAGCCCGCTTCCCTATTTGGGCactttcccatgatgcaccttgGCCCAATGGAGgctttcccatgatgcacctggGCCTAAATTAACCTGCTTTCCCATGGTGCACTTGGGCCCTAAGTTGGCCACTTTCCCATGACGCGCTTCGGGCCCCTGGACCactttcccacagtgcaccaggGCCCAAAGTTGCCTGGGGCCATGCCTGCTTCCCCACCATCCACTTGGGCCGCTGAGTTGGCCgctttcccagcatgccctgggccgccccgcgcccggcccaCACCTCTCGCAGACGGACAGCACCCAGGAGGCCGtgagccagagccccagggtgaGCACCAGCAGCACCCGGCCCGGCTGGCCGTTGACCAGCAGCCGCAGGACGAAGGGGTGCTGGAAGCGGATCTGGTTGAGGGAGCCGATGGTCCGGTACGAGGCGTCCCCCAGCACCCGGCTCTGCAGCAGCGCGGCCCGCGGCACCAGGTACAGCCGCAGGAACATCAGCAGCGAGAGCGGCACCTCGGCCCCCGGCAGGAAGGACAGCGGGGGGCCCAGCTCGGGGCCCAGGCAGGGGGGGCCCCCGtcggggaaggggtgcagggagcagaccagcagctccagcaggatcaggcccagcttGGGGCCGCTCACCGCGACGCGCCAGTCCTGGAGCGAGTTGTCCAGcatgaagagctgtggggggttAGAGAGGGGGAGAGCATGGAACGcgggagtccaggctcccagccccccggctctaacccaccagaccccactcccctcccagagccagggagagaacccaggagtcctgacttcacCCCTCTTTCTCTGTCCCGGTTTCTCTCTTTCGTtttcattttctccatctttctttcCCGCTCTGGGATTTGCCCCTGCCTGGGGGAGGATCCTCAGTTCAATGGAGCAactgccacccccagcccctcggGGTCTGTGGGGAGCTCAGCCCCACAACCAGCTGCTGCAGGTAGGGGCTAGGCAcggccccccactgccctgccccacaaGGGGccatcagggcaggggcagggagaccCAGAGCTACTCTCCTCCTAGAGGGACCCAGGAATGGCTGgaccggggtgtgtgtggggggggtgaccCACTCCTTGGGGGGCTAAGCCCTGCtccttgtgtgtgtgcgcgtgtccGCCTGTCTGGGCCAAGAGGCATGTGCGGGTGACTCACAGCCGGGATCTCTTTGCTCACCCGCCCAAGAACCTGGGGCGGGAAACTTCCACCCTCGCAAGATCACCCTCCCATTTCCGCCCCGCGGGCCACGAGCCCGCCTGGCTGTGACATCAACaccgtgtgtgtgtctgtgtgtgtgtctgtgtgcgggtgtgtctctgtgtgcgtctgtgtgtgtctatctctGTgtgcgtctgtgtgtgtgtgtctgtgtatctttgtgtgtgtgtctctgtgtgcatctgtgtgtgtttgtctttgtgtgtgtgtgtgtgtgtgtctctgtgtccctgtatgcatgtgtgagagagagagtgtgtatgtgtgcgtgcaGCAGGGACATGAACACCCAACCCACAACCCCCTGTCACCCACCAGCAGCTAGAAAAGCCCAGACTCAGCCTGATCTGGGGAGATTAGGTGGAATCTGACCCCAACCGACCGAAAAATAGTCAAATAGTGAATGTGCGTTTTCTGTCACCGGTTGgggggggttggagtggggggttgggagccaggactcctgggttctttccccggctctg from Dermochelys coriacea isolate rDerCor1 chromosome 24, rDerCor1.pri.v4, whole genome shotgun sequence encodes the following:
- the KCNN4 gene encoding intermediate conductance calcium-activated potassium channel protein 4 translates to MGVKQNGPEATVLPVLGAPGENLRRLHLRKGLLKAEGRLAGWGLALALGGILLMVLHTELAWFGGCKWFAYLFLVKCLLSLSTAALLALILAFHVKEIQLFMLDNSLQDWRVAVSGPKLGLILLELLVCSLHPFPDGGPPCLGPELGPPLSFLPGAEVPLSLLMFLRLYLVPRAALLQSRVLGDASYRTIGSLNQIRFQHPFVLRLLVNGQPGRVLLVLTLGLWLTASWVLSVCERENGAGHLEGTLWVIPITFLTIGYGDVVPVTVCGRMVCLCTGIMGVGCTALLVAVAAAKLEFSRAERHVHNFMLDTQCTKEMKNSAANVLQAAWLFHKHSKARAGRRARMHHRGLLVAIHRFREVRVRHRKLRDQVNALVDVSQLQTVLGELSTGLSTAQRGLEKRIDALEQKLDALTRLVTGALEAKQPPEPGLLQPQDTQTGR